A stretch of the Panulirus ornatus isolate Po-2019 chromosome 10, ASM3632096v1, whole genome shotgun sequence genome encodes the following:
- the LOC139750977 gene encoding TIMELESS-interacting protein isoform X1 encodes MELSVEEMFGYREAESLRGSGSEVEDDDNEDDDGGQNNPMEEAVEDPEPGQEPSSEPQPVKPKRVIKNPQPKLDAQRLAGPRGIAVIQKSYKDTKFRGKGHEKEDLDVLLKKLEHWAHRLFPKLPFRDTLEQLEKLGSKKNVQVLIKRFRLDLFTENEPNGLGEDNVKRGIDEEENIEEPPVDVFDELLGNSGFPASQYTPLPEMTTESPSQSSKTLTSEQRERLEEKKRLAAEKRLTRMKEQEEEKAKDVASFTENSEPEMESQDISAFASEDGTATGSS; translated from the exons ATGGAACTCAGTGTGGAAGAGATGTTTGGGTATCGTGAAGCAGAAAGTCTCAGAGGCTCAGGCTCAGAAGTTGAAGATGATgacaatgaggatgatgatggagggcaAAACAATCCAATGGAGGAAGCAGTTGAGGATCCAGAACCTG GTCAGGAGCCATCTTCAGAGCCACAGCCAGTGAAACCCAAAAGAGTGATTAAGAATCCCCAGCCAAAACTTGATGCCCAACG GTTAGCAGGTCCAAGAGGCATTGCAGTTATCCAAAAATCTTATAAAGACACTAAATTCCGGGGAAAAGGACACGAAAAAGAAGATCTTGATGTTTTGCTGAAGAAACTAGAGCACTGGGCTCACCGTCTCTTCCCAAAGCTTCCCTTTAGGGACACTTTAGAGCAATTGGAAAAACTTGGCTCGAAAAAGAATGTACAG GTCCTTATAAAACGTTTTAGATTAGACTTGTTCACTGAAAATGAACCAAATGGCTTAGGGGAGGACAATGTAAAACGAGGTATAGATGAAGAAGAGAACATAGAAGAACCTCCAGTTGACGTTTTTGATGAGTTGCTGGGTAATAGTGGCTTCCCTGCATCCCAGTACACTCCTTTACCAGAAATGACCACAGAAAGTCCAAGCCAATCTAGCAAG ACATTAACAAGTGAGCAGCGAGAAAGattagaagaaaagaagagacttGCAGCAGAGAAACGCCTAACAAGGATGAAGgagcaggaagaagaaaaagccaAAGATGTGGCATCATTCACTGAAAATTCTGAACCTGAAATGGAATCGCAGGATATTTCTG CTTTTGCATCTGAAGATGGGACAGCCACAGGGTCATCTTAG
- the LOC139750977 gene encoding TIMELESS-interacting protein isoform X2, translating into MPNVKTPLGFYWTCMRLAGPRGIAVIQKSYKDTKFRGKGHEKEDLDVLLKKLEHWAHRLFPKLPFRDTLEQLEKLGSKKNVQVLIKRFRLDLFTENEPNGLGEDNVKRGIDEEENIEEPPVDVFDELLGNSGFPASQYTPLPEMTTESPSQSSKTLTSEQRERLEEKKRLAAEKRLTRMKEQEEEKAKDVASFTENSEPEMESQDISAFASEDGTATGSS; encoded by the exons ATGCCCAACG TGAAAACCCCCCTTGGATTTTATTGGACATGCATGAG GTTAGCAGGTCCAAGAGGCATTGCAGTTATCCAAAAATCTTATAAAGACACTAAATTCCGGGGAAAAGGACACGAAAAAGAAGATCTTGATGTTTTGCTGAAGAAACTAGAGCACTGGGCTCACCGTCTCTTCCCAAAGCTTCCCTTTAGGGACACTTTAGAGCAATTGGAAAAACTTGGCTCGAAAAAGAATGTACAG GTCCTTATAAAACGTTTTAGATTAGACTTGTTCACTGAAAATGAACCAAATGGCTTAGGGGAGGACAATGTAAAACGAGGTATAGATGAAGAAGAGAACATAGAAGAACCTCCAGTTGACGTTTTTGATGAGTTGCTGGGTAATAGTGGCTTCCCTGCATCCCAGTACACTCCTTTACCAGAAATGACCACAGAAAGTCCAAGCCAATCTAGCAAG ACATTAACAAGTGAGCAGCGAGAAAGattagaagaaaagaagagacttGCAGCAGAGAAACGCCTAACAAGGATGAAGgagcaggaagaagaaaaagccaAAGATGTGGCATCATTCACTGAAAATTCTGAACCTGAAATGGAATCGCAGGATATTTCTG CTTTTGCATCTGAAGATGGGACAGCCACAGGGTCATCTTAG